A window of the Radiobacillus deserti genome harbors these coding sequences:
- a CDS encoding AbrB/MazE/SpoVT family DNA-binding domain-containing protein yields the protein MKSTGIVRKVDELGRVVIPIELRRTLGINEKDALEIYVDDDRIILKKYKPNMTCHITGEISDDNLSLANGKLVLSKEGAKELIKEIQSRMDV from the coding sequence ATGAAATCTACAGGAATTGTTCGTAAAGTGGATGAGCTTGGCCGTGTTGTAATACCAATAGAACTTCGACGCACACTTGGTATTAATGAGAAAGATGCGTTGGAAATCTATGTGGATGATGATCGCATCATTCTTAAAAAATACAAACCAAATATGACTTGCCATATTACAGGGGAAATCTCTGATGATAACCTTTCTCTTGCAAATGGTAAACTTGTATTGAGTAAAGAAGGCGCAAAAGAGTTAATTAAAGAAATACAATCCCGTATGGATGTTTAA
- the metG gene encoding methionine--tRNA ligase encodes MSNEKKTFYITTPIYYPSGNLHIGHAYTTVAGDAMARYKRLRGYDVMYLTGTDEHGQKIQKKADEKGQTPQKYVDDIVSGIKTLWDKLEISYVDFIRTTEDRHKKVVEKIFAQLLEQGDIYLDEYEGWYCTSCESFFTERQLEDGKCPDCGGPVEKVKEESYFFKMSKYVDRLLQFYEDNPEFIQPVSRKNEMISNFIRPGLEDLAVSRTTFDWGIKVPGDPKHVIYVWIDALSNYITALGYGTDDDERYQKYWPADVHLMSKEIVRFHTIYWPIMLMALDLPLPKKVFAHGWILMKDGKMSKSKGNVVDPVDLTNRYGLDALRYYLLREVPFGSDGTFTPEGFVERTNYDLANDLGNLLNRTVAMIEKYFDGEIPELILSEDEFDKDLEQLAKQTVTNVENAMENMEFSVALATIWQYISRTNKYIDETQPWVLAKEESNKKRLGNVMAHLADSLRRTAILLRPFLTQTPKTMFEQLGVINEEHQEWDSLLNHHAIAAGTKVVKKDPMFPRLEVEKETKIIKDMMKKPEPKKEKETSDAKPEISYDDFMTLDLRVAEVIRADKMENADKLLRIQVDLGDEKRQIVSGIAKYYQPEDLIGKKVICVTNLKPVKLRGELSQGMILSGEDEKGNLSLATVEQSLPNGSVVK; translated from the coding sequence ATGTCCAACGAGAAAAAAACATTTTATATTACAACTCCTATTTATTACCCAAGTGGAAATTTACATATAGGTCATGCTTATACAACAGTTGCTGGAGATGCAATGGCTCGTTATAAACGACTACGTGGCTATGATGTGATGTATCTAACGGGAACGGATGAACATGGACAAAAGATTCAGAAGAAAGCAGATGAAAAAGGGCAGACTCCACAAAAATATGTAGATGATATTGTGAGTGGGATTAAAACATTATGGGATAAGCTTGAAATCTCCTATGTGGATTTTATTCGTACGACAGAAGATCGTCACAAAAAAGTGGTAGAAAAGATTTTTGCTCAGTTGCTAGAGCAAGGGGACATTTATTTAGATGAATACGAAGGCTGGTATTGTACGTCTTGTGAATCGTTTTTCACAGAGCGACAATTAGAGGATGGTAAATGTCCGGACTGTGGAGGTCCTGTTGAGAAGGTAAAAGAAGAATCTTATTTCTTCAAAATGAGCAAGTATGTCGATCGCTTGTTACAATTTTATGAGGATAATCCGGAATTCATTCAACCAGTAAGTAGAAAGAATGAAATGATTAGTAACTTCATTCGCCCGGGTTTAGAAGATTTAGCTGTATCTCGAACGACGTTTGACTGGGGGATTAAAGTACCAGGTGATCCGAAACACGTCATTTACGTATGGATTGACGCATTATCTAACTATATAACGGCACTTGGCTATGGAACAGATGATGATGAACGTTACCAAAAATACTGGCCAGCAGATGTTCATCTCATGAGTAAAGAGATTGTTCGATTCCATACCATCTATTGGCCAATCATGTTAATGGCGTTAGACCTACCGTTACCTAAAAAAGTTTTTGCACATGGCTGGATTCTCATGAAGGATGGAAAAATGTCGAAATCTAAAGGGAATGTTGTGGATCCAGTGGACCTCACAAACCGTTATGGATTAGATGCTCTTCGGTATTACTTACTTCGCGAGGTTCCTTTTGGTTCTGATGGTACATTTACACCAGAAGGCTTTGTGGAAAGAACGAATTATGATTTAGCGAACGATTTAGGAAACCTATTAAATCGAACGGTTGCTATGATTGAAAAGTATTTCGATGGAGAGATTCCGGAACTTATTCTTTCAGAGGATGAATTTGACAAGGATTTAGAGCAGCTAGCAAAACAAACAGTTACAAATGTCGAGAATGCAATGGAAAACATGGAGTTCTCCGTAGCGCTAGCGACAATCTGGCAGTATATTAGCCGTACGAATAAATATATTGATGAGACACAACCTTGGGTTCTCGCAAAAGAGGAGTCTAATAAAAAACGTCTTGGTAATGTGATGGCACATTTAGCAGATTCCTTACGTCGGACTGCTATCTTACTTCGTCCGTTCTTAACTCAGACTCCTAAAACGATGTTTGAACAGCTAGGTGTAATAAATGAAGAACACCAAGAGTGGGATAGTTTACTTAATCACCACGCTATCGCAGCAGGAACAAAAGTGGTCAAAAAGGATCCAATGTTCCCAAGATTGGAAGTAGAGAAAGAAACTAAAATCATTAAAGATATGATGAAAAAACCAGAACCCAAAAAGGAAAAAGAAACAAGCGATGCAAAACCAGAGATTAGCTATGATGATTTTATGACCCTAGATTTACGTGTGGCAGAAGTCATTCGTGCTGACAAGATGGAAAATGCCGATAAGCTTCTTCGGATTCAAGTCGATCTAGGAGACGAAAAACGACAAATTGTTTCGGGTATTGCAAAATACTATCAACCAGAAGACTTAATTGGTAAGAAAGTCATTTGTGTCACCAATTTAAAACCAGTCAAACTACGTGGTGAACTATCTCAAGGTATGATTCTTTCTGGAGAAGATGAAAAAGGAAACTTATCCTTGGCTACCGTAGAACAATCCTTACCGAACGGATCAGTAGTTAAATAA